The Pseudomonas sp. B21-023 genomic interval TTGCGCGGCATCAGCATCGACACCTTGTACAGCTCCACCGACAGCGGCGAATCGATCGACAGCGGGCCCGAGCCGTTGGCCGCCAGCTCGCCGCCGACCACGATCAGCGACACCTTGGTGTCGAACGGGTCGAGGGCGATGTCGCGGTCGGTGTCGGACAGGTCCTTGATGTGGCCGTACACGCCCACCAGGCCGTTGGCCATGGCGACGTTCTCGTACAGGCGGATGTTCACGCTGTTGCGCACGCGGATGCCGTGGCGGCGGTTGTTGATCAGCTTGTTGCCCCAGATCAGGTTGTCACCGCTCTCGTACAGGGTGATGCCGTCGGTGTGGTTGCGGTAGATCTCGTTGTAGGCGATCAGGTTGTTGACGCTGTTACGGTCGATCACCACCCCCGAGAGCTTGTTGTCGTAGCTCTTGTTGTTGATGATCCAGCTGTCGTTGACCTCACGGGAGACGATGATCCCGTGCTTCTTCTTGGTGCCGTACACGGTGTTGCCGGCGATGATCAGGCGGTGCGAGCGGTCGTGGGGGTCGATGCCGTAGACGATGTTGTCGCGGTAGGTGCTGTCCTTGACCACGAAGTCGCTGGTCTCGTAGCAGTAGAAGCCGTACCACATGTCGCTGAACTCGGAACCGATGATCCAGCCGGTGGGTTCCGGGCGGCCCATCTGCTTGGCCATGTTCGGCGTGTACTGCGAGATGCTCACGCCATAGGACTTGGATTTGGCGTAGCCGAAGCTGGCCATCTTGCTGTTGACGATGTAGGTCTCGGTGCCGCCCCAGCTGAGCAGGAATGGGCGGAATTCGTCGGGCTTGCGGAAGGTCGCCGGGCCATTGGCCTGCTCGCGCCATCCAGTGACCTGGGTATCGCTGACGAACAGCTTGCCGTCGTTGACGATGAACGAACCGCCTTCTTCGGACAGGCGCAGTTCCTTGACCTTGCCGTCGATCTCCAGCACGCCCTTGCGCCCGACCACGATCGGCAGGCGCGCCAGGTATACGCCCGGCGCGGTTTCACGCAGGTACTGGCTGGGGACTTTCTTGCTCAGCTCCACCAGGTCGACGTGGCCGTCATCGACGAAGATCGCCTGGGGAATGCCGTGCTGGCGGCGGACCCATTCGGCGCCCTTGTTGTCGCCGCCGATGAACTCCTTGAGGGTGTCCTCCTGGAGCATGCGGCGCACGCTGACCTTGCCCTTGTGCCGGCGGTCGATCTTCTGCTGCACGGCCTGTGCGGTGTAGCCGGACAGGTCGGGCAGCTTGGGCGGGTCCATCTTCAGCGGCTCGATCGGCGCGCTGGAGACGGTATAGGTCTTGGCCTGTTGCAGCCCTTTGGCCATTTCGGGCTCGGCGGCCTGGGCAAGGCCGCCGGCCAGCAGCAGGGCGCTGGCGAGCAGGCTGTGGCGAAGGTTCGGGTGCAGGTTCATGGCTATCCTCTCCCGGCCTCAGTAGCGCCAGATCACGTCGACGAAGGCGCGGTGCATGTACGAGTCGGCTTCTTTGCCGTAGGCGTCGCCCGGCTTGAACACACCGGCGCGCAGGCGCACCAGGGCCGACGGTTCGTCGATCGACTGGCTGATCGAGGCCGGCAGCAGGCCCTGCTTGAAGTACTTGGTCACGACCACGTCCATTTCCTGGCCGAGGTCTTTTTCGCCCTGCACCAGCGGGCGGCTGATGCCACCGTCGTCGACCACCGCGTTGATGCCGCTGGAGCCGATGTTCTGCTTGCCGTCGACGCGCCAGAACTTGTGGTAGATGAAGCTGGCGTCGTAGTCGTCGCGCAGCTGCCAGGAGGCGAACAGGGTGGCCGCCTGCAGGTTGCCCAACTCGCCGCGGAACGCCTCGCCGAAGCGGTGCACGCGCGAGCGGGTGCCGGTGAAGTTGGAGCGGTTGCTCTCAAGGCCGGTCTGCTCGAAGTTGTTCGAGCCGTCGCTGCCACCGCCGCCGCTGCCCCGGGCGTAGGCCGCGCCGACCTGCCACTGCGGGTCGAGGCGCAGGCGGATGCCGAGGTCGGTGGCCCAGGCGTTGACGTCGCCGCTCTGCTTGCCGGTGGCGACCTGATCGTTGCCGACTGCCTGGCTGCTGAGGGTGTCGCGGTCGCCGGTCAGCCAGGTGACGCTGCCCCAGTAGTTGACGGTGTGGTCGTTGCGCCAGTTGTAGGCGTCGCTGTTGGCCTCCAGACCCAGCCAGGTGAGGTCGCCGGTGCGGGTCTTGTCGAGGGCGTCGACGGTTTCGCCGGGGCGCTTCAGGCTGCCGCCGTCATGGCTGTGGTGGGCACGCAGGCCAACCCAGTGGCCGGGTGTCCATTGCGTGGCAACGTTGCCGTAGACATGGGTGCGGTCCTTGTCTTCGGGGGCCAGCTCGGTGAGGTCGGTGCGGTATTCGCTGAAGCGCTGGGCAACGCCGAGGTCGGCCTTGAGCAGGGTGGTGTCGAAGGTCCAGTTCAGCGCCTCGATATTGGTGTCGCGCCACATGCCGTCGTCGCTGCGCAGGCGCTGGCGGCCGAAGCGCAGCTGCTCGCCGGGGTAGGGGGTCAGGCCGCTGTAGCCGATCCAGAATTCGCGCATGGCCAGGTAGCTCTTGTCCGGCTTGCGGCTGTCGTCGCCGTTGTCGCTGGTGGTGCCGTCGTCGTTCTGGCGCAGGGTGTCGGTCTCGATGATGTCGGTGGCGGCCACCGCCTGGCCCATGGCGAAGGCGCTCCAGTTGCCGCGCTCGCCGTACACCCAGGGACGCAGGTCAAGGCCGAGGCCGTTGACATCGCCGCCGGAGCGGGTGCCGAGGTCGCGGTCGTCCTCGGACTGGCCGGTGATCTTCACGTCGAGGCCGAAGTTCTTCTGCGCGGTCTCGGCGGCCAGGGTCGGCATCGACCACAGCAGGGCGAAGCCCAGGCCGATGCCGGCTTTCACGAAGGGGTTGAGCGTCATAGCGAGTCCTCGGCGTCTACTTCTTCTTTCTCGTCCTGCAGCGCTTCGATGGCCAGGGTGCTGTTGGCGCCCTGGGCCATGCTGCCGCGCGCCTGCTTTTCCTGCGCCAGCAGGGTTTGCGCCTGGCTGCGCTGGTCGGGCGTGAGCTGCTGGTCGAGCTGTTGCAGCAGTTCGGCCGACTGTGGGGTCGGGTTGGCCTGGGAGAGCTGCGCGAACACCCAGGCATTGGTCGGCGCCGGGCGGATACCGTGGCCTTCGCTGAACAGCTGGGCCAGGGCGTAGTCGGCGCTGTTCTGGCCACCACGGGCGGCGGCGAGCAGGTGGTCGACGGCCTTTTGTGGCTCGACCTGGCCCAGGTAGCCACGGCGGTACAGCTGGCCGAGGTAGTAGTCGGCGCTGACCTCGCCGGCGTCGGCGGCAGCCTGCAGGTGCTCCTGTGCCTTGGCCGCATCGGCCGGCACGGTCTTGCCTTCGTAGTACAGGCGGCCCAGCAGCAGTTCGGCGCGTGGCTGCTCGGCTTCGCGGCCCTTGTCGATGTAGGCCAGCAACTGGTCGGTGTCGCCCAGTTCGGGGAAGTCGTAGAGCAGCTGCGCCAGGCTCACCCAGGATGCCGGGTTGGCCGGTGCGACCTGCTCGAGCAGGTCCTTGGCGGTCTTCTCGTCGGTCTGGCCCAGGCTGCGGTCGGCCAGCACGCGGGCGACGCTGTCGACCCGGGTGGCCGGCACGGTGCCGCGGGCATGGGCGGCCTTGAGCTGCTCAAGCAGGGCGGCCTGCTGCTCGGGCTGGGCGCGTTTCTGGTAGACGGTGGCCAGTTCCACGTAGCAGATGTCGGTAGTCGACAGCGCGGCCTTGCAGATCTTCTCCACCTCGCCCAGGTGCTGGTCGTAGGTGCCCTGGGTGCGGTACAGCAGCACCTGGGCCAGGCCGGCTTCGGGATTGCCGGCGGCGCGCCACTGGTCGATCTGTTGCTGGGCGTTGACCTTGGGGAAGCTCTGCGGGTATTGCAGGTAGAGCATCGCCAGCGGGATCAGGGTGTTCGTCTCACCTTGTCGCGCCGCGAGCTTGAGCAGGGTCTCGGCCTCTTCGCGCTCGGCCTGGGTGCTGTCGGGCTTGGCCACCAGCAGGCGGCCGAGGCGCGCCTGGGCACGGGGCGAGGTGGCGGCGGCGGCGCGGTAGGTGGCCTCGGCTTGCTTGAGCATGGCCGGGTCGCGGGTGCCGACCTGGATATCGGCCAGGCCGACCTGGGCGTCGCTGTAGCCGAGGTCGGCGAGGGCCTTGTAGTTGCGTTCGGCGGTGGCGGTGTCGCCGCGCTTGAGCGCTTCGTTGGCCAGGCGCTGGTCGGGCAGGCCGGCGCAGCCGGCCAGGGTAATGGCGGCGGCCAGGGCGCATGCCCCCAGGCGCAAGCTGTCCCTGTGGGAGCCGGCTTGCCGGCGAGAGGCCAGTGCAGGCGCTGCATCCGCTGGGCGAGTGCTGCGCACTCGATCGCCGGCAAGCCGGTTCCCACAGATATCGGGGTGTCTGCTGGTCATTATCCGATCCTCTTACAGCCCGCGGGCCACGGCCTTGTCGATCAGCCAGTTCAGCGACGGGCCACGGTCGCTGTTGACCGAGGCCGGGCGGCCGGCGAGTTCGGCCGGCAGGCCGCCGTCGGGCTTGATCTGCACGCGGATATCGGAGGCCAGGTTGTCGGTGTCCAGGCTCGAGCTGCCGGTGATCCGGCCGCTGCGTACTTCATCCTCGCCGGCGATCTGGAAGTTGACCCGGGTGCCCGGCTTCACTTCATCGAACTGGCGATAGCTGAAGCGCGCCTCGATGGTCGGGGTGCTGGTACGCGGGATCAGCGCGAACACCGGCTGGCCCTTGCTGGCGTACTGGCCGTCATCCACCAGCTGGCGCGAGACCACACAGTCGCACGGGCTGGTAAGGGTTCCGGAGAGTTGCTTGCCGAACAGCTCCTCGACCTTGGCCGGCTCCAGTTGCGAGTCGTCCAGGTGGCCCTTGAGCAAATCGAGCATGCTGGTGTTGAAGGTTGCCAATGGCGCGCCCTTGGCCACGCTCGCGCCGTTTTCCACCAGGCTCTGCACGCTGCCATCGCGGGGCATGGTGACATTGGTGGTGGGCACCGCGACCACGCCGGCCTCGGCATGGCTGACGAAGTACAGGCCATACAGCGACTTGGCGACGAAGCCGAAGGCCACCAGGCCGACCACGAACACCCCGGCGGTGACGGTGACCGCGCGCAGGCGGCCGAAGGCGGACAAGCCCGAGCCCCCGTCCTTCTGCTTGCGCGCCTTGGTGAAATTGTCGCGCTGCAGGGTGCTGAGCACGTCGCCGACGCTGATCAGCTCGCCGGACAGGTGGCTGGTGATGATATGGCGCAGGGTGGCGATGTCGCGTGGCTCCAGGTTCTGGAACTCGGTGCCGGTGCGGCCGGTGTCGCGGCTGCTGGTGCGTACCAGCAGCTCGACGTCCATCGACAGGCCGAGGTTGTCGACCACGAACTGCAGGCGGCCGCGCAGCACTTCGCCTTCGGCCAGGGGCTTTGGCGCATGGAAGGACAGGCCCCCGGCGGACAGGTCGTCAACCTTCACCTCGTGCGGCTCGCGGTTGCCATCCAGGTAGCGCAGTTTGGCGGGAATGCGCACCCGGGCATGCTGGCGCTGCGCTTCGGATTCATGCACGACGTTGACGTTCACGGCGGTATTCATGGCGATATTCGTTCCTGTTATCCGATCCGGGGGCTCACACGACCATGAACAGCACGGCGACGAAGATGCTCGCGGCCGAGAAGGTCATGGTCCGCGAGGACCAGGTGTTGAACCATTGTTGAAAACTTGCGAGGTCGCGCTTGAGGGCAGTGGGCTGGCGGGTCCAGGACTGCTTGTCGAGGCGGAAGAACACGTAGATCTTCATCACCGCGCCGACGATCTGGTTGTAATAGAGAATCAGCGGGTAGGCGGGGCCTACGTTGTGCCCCGAGCACAGCAGCATGATGGTGAGGATCAGGCGGGTGATGCCGATCCACAGCAGGTACACCAGCAGGAACTGCAGGCCGAACTTGAAGCTGGCGATCACCGCCACGGTCAGGCCCAGCAGGCTGGTCCACATCGACACGCGCTGGTCGAGCAGGACGATGCTGGTGAACAGCCCCAGGCGCTTGAGGCCCAGGCCCAGGGCGCGGGAGTTCTGCCGCAGGTTGTTGCCGTACCAGCGGTACATCAGCTTGCGGCTGGCCTTGACGAAGCTTTTCTCCGGCGGGTGCTCCACCGTGTTGATCGCCGCGTCAGGCACGTAGAAGGTGTCGTAGCCCAGGCGCATCAGGCTGAACCAGCTGGACTTGTCGTCGCCGGTAAGGAACTTGAAGCGGCCCAGGCGCCAGTGCATCAGCGAGTCGCTTTCGACGTCGGCGATGAACTCGGGGTTGGTCACCACGCTGGCGCGGAACATCGACATGCGTCCGGTCATGGTCAGCACGCGCTTGCTCAGGGCCATGGAGCACATGTTGATGTGGCGCTGGGCGAAGCGCAGCTTGTGCCATTCGCTCATGATGTAGCCGCCGCGCACTTCGCAGAACTCGTTGGTGGTCAGGCCGCCGACGTTGGGGTAGAGCTTGAACCACGGCACGGTCTTGCGTACCACGCCTTCGGCCAGCACGGTGTCGCCGTCGATCACCGCCACCACGGCGTTGTCGTCCGGGAGCATCCGCGAGATGGCGCGAAAGCCATAGGCCAGGCCATCGCGCTTGCCAGTGCCGGCGATGCGCACGATGTCCAGGGTGACGTGTCCGGGCGGGTTGTACTTGGCCCACAGACTCTTGACCAGCAACTCGTCGGACTTCTCCACCAGCGAGCAGACCACCGTGGTGGGGAAGCCGCAGTCGATCGCCTCGCGGATCACTGAGCTGTACACCTGGGCAGTGGTCAGTGCATCGATGCGAAAGCTGGTGACCATCAGGTACACATGCGACGGGTCGGCGGCCTTGCCGAGCTTCTGCACCTTGCGGCGCAGGTATGGGTAGACCAGGTAGAGGAAGATCATGCCGCGGATGAAATGGGTGGCGCCCATGGAGTAGCGCCAGATGCCGACAGCGCCGACCAGGAAGATGAAGTGCTTCGACTGCGAATCGAAGATATCGCTGGGCAGGGCCAGGGCGATCAGCATGAGCAGGCTCATGTAGAGCAGCCAGCCGGCGCACTGCAACAGCACTGTCTGGAACCTTTGCATGTTCGGCATCCGTCGAGAATTCGGGGTGGGGAGGGCGGCGCGCTGGGGAGGGACGCGCCGCCCGACCGGGTTTACCAGCAGATGCCTTCGGTGCGGCTGGTGGTGCAGGTCGGCTTGCTCATGAAGCCGACCAGGTCGATCACTTGCTTGCCGGCCGGTGCCTGTTGGGCCAGGGCGCGGAACTTCTCATCACGGTTGCCCAGCACGATGATGTCGGCGTCGTTCACCACCTGCTCGAAGTTGGCGTTGAGCAAGGAGGACACATGCGGAATCTTCGATTCGATGTATTCCTTGTTGGCGCCGTGCACCCGGGCGTACTCGACGTTCTGGTCGTAGATGTCCAGCTGGTAGCCCTTGCCGATCAGGCGTTCGGCCAGCTCCACCAGTGGGCTTTCGCGCAGGTCGTCGGTACCGGCCTTGAACGACAGGCCGAGCAGGGCGACCTTGCGCTTGTCGTGGCTTTCGATGATGTCGAAGGCGTTCTGCACCTGGGACTCGTTGCTGCGCATCAGCGAGTCGAGCAGCGGCGCCTTCACGTCCAGGCTCGAGGCGCGGTAGGTGAGGGCGCGCACGTCCTTGGGCAGGCACGAGCCACCGAAGGCGAAGCCGGGGCGCATGTAGTACTGCGACAGGTTGAGCACCTTGTCCTGGCAGACCACGTCCATCACATCGCGACCATCGACGCCGACCGCCTTGGCGATGTTGCCGATCTCGTTGGCGAAGGTGACCTTGGTCGCGTGCCAGACGTTGCAGGTGTACTTGATCATCTCGGCCACTTCGATCGGCTTGCGGATCACCGGGGCATCGAGTTCTTCGTACAGGGCTTGCAGGACGTCGCCGCTGGCGCTGTCCAGTTCGCCGATGACGGTCATTGGTGGGTGGTCGTAGTCCTTGATCGCGGTGCTTTCGCGCAGGAACTCGGGGTTGACCGCCACGCCGAAATCGACACCGGCCTTCTTGCCCGAGCAGTCCTCGAGGATCGGGATCACCACGTTCTTGACGGTGCCCGGCAGCACGGTGCTGCGTACCACGATGGTGTGACGGCGGTCGGTGTCGCGCAGCACGTAGCCGATCTCGCGGCACACCGACTCGATATACTCCAGGCCCAGGTCGCCGTTCTTCTTGCTCGGCGTGCCGACGCAGATCATCGACACATCGCTGGCGCGGATGGCTTCGGCGAAGTCGGTGGTGCCACGCAGGCGGCCTTTGGCGATGCCTTGCTGCAGCAAAGCTTCCAGGCCCGGCTCGACAATGGGCGACTTGCCCTGGTTGATCAGGTCGATCTTGGTGCTGGACACGTCCACCCCAATCACGTCATGGCCTCGTGCCGACAGGCAACCGGCACAGACTGCACCCACATAACCCAAACCAAAGATGCTGATACGCATCGCATTCACCTCGTGTGTTTATCACGCCAGCCCTTCAGCGAAGAGCCGACCGGGTTGATTGACCAGCAGTATTCGGGCGTACGGATCCGTGGCGAATTGACACTTCACCGAACGCAGGCATGAATAAATCCGGAGCGCAAAAAGTTATGCACTCAAAGTTGGCAGTCAAAGGCCAATATTTAAAAGGCGTGCCCTGAAATGCAGCCGTCTTTATTGCAAATCGCCATTCGCGAATTGCTGTGCTTGTTCTTTCAAGTGGATAAATCCTTTGAAATCAACCACTAGGACGAATTTTAGGGGCGCTTCTCTCCTGCATGGATAATGGCTTCAGGCACTTCCTGTACCGCCGTTGAAGTTGTGGGGCCGATTGTGAATAGCGGCCCTTTGTCATCTGTAAGTCATTTCTCACGCTCAGCGCTTGAAACTCGTTACGGGTGCTATGAGCCATTGGGCGTAGCAGAAGTTCCTGGGGCGGTTCCGCCACGGTGAAAG includes:
- a CDS encoding glycosyltransferase family 2 protein; protein product: MQRFQTVLLQCAGWLLYMSLLMLIALALPSDIFDSQSKHFIFLVGAVGIWRYSMGATHFIRGMIFLYLVYPYLRRKVQKLGKAADPSHVYLMVTSFRIDALTTAQVYSSVIREAIDCGFPTTVVCSLVEKSDELLVKSLWAKYNPPGHVTLDIVRIAGTGKRDGLAYGFRAISRMLPDDNAVVAVIDGDTVLAEGVVRKTVPWFKLYPNVGGLTTNEFCEVRGGYIMSEWHKLRFAQRHINMCSMALSKRVLTMTGRMSMFRASVVTNPEFIADVESDSLMHWRLGRFKFLTGDDKSSWFSLMRLGYDTFYVPDAAINTVEHPPEKSFVKASRKLMYRWYGNNLRQNSRALGLGLKRLGLFTSIVLLDQRVSMWTSLLGLTVAVIASFKFGLQFLLVYLLWIGITRLILTIMLLCSGHNVGPAYPLILYYNQIVGAVMKIYVFFRLDKQSWTRQPTALKRDLASFQQWFNTWSSRTMTFSAASIFVAVLFMVV
- a CDS encoding nucleotide sugar dehydrogenase, which encodes MRISIFGLGYVGAVCAGCLSARGHDVIGVDVSSTKIDLINQGKSPIVEPGLEALLQQGIAKGRLRGTTDFAEAIRASDVSMICVGTPSKKNGDLGLEYIESVCREIGYVLRDTDRRHTIVVRSTVLPGTVKNVVIPILEDCSGKKAGVDFGVAVNPEFLRESTAIKDYDHPPMTVIGELDSASGDVLQALYEELDAPVIRKPIEVAEMIKYTCNVWHATKVTFANEIGNIAKAVGVDGRDVMDVVCQDKVLNLSQYYMRPGFAFGGSCLPKDVRALTYRASSLDVKAPLLDSLMRSNESQVQNAFDIIESHDKRKVALLGLSFKAGTDDLRESPLVELAERLIGKGYQLDIYDQNVEYARVHGANKEYIESKIPHVSSLLNANFEQVVNDADIIVLGNRDEKFRALAQQAPAGKQVIDLVGFMSKPTCTTSRTEGICW
- the algG gene encoding mannuronan 5-epimerase AlgG; this translates as MNLHPNLRHSLLASALLLAGGLAQAAEPEMAKGLQQAKTYTVSSAPIEPLKMDPPKLPDLSGYTAQAVQQKIDRRHKGKVSVRRMLQEDTLKEFIGGDNKGAEWVRRQHGIPQAIFVDDGHVDLVELSKKVPSQYLRETAPGVYLARLPIVVGRKGVLEIDGKVKELRLSEEGGSFIVNDGKLFVSDTQVTGWREQANGPATFRKPDEFRPFLLSWGGTETYIVNSKMASFGYAKSKSYGVSISQYTPNMAKQMGRPEPTGWIIGSEFSDMWYGFYCYETSDFVVKDSTYRDNIVYGIDPHDRSHRLIIAGNTVYGTKKKHGIIVSREVNDSWIINNKSYDNKLSGVVIDRNSVNNLIAYNEIYRNHTDGITLYESGDNLIWGNKLINNRRHGIRVRNSVNIRLYENVAMANGLVGVYGHIKDLSDTDRDIALDPFDTKVSLIVVGGELAANGSGPLSIDSPLSVELYKVSMLMPRKANGISFNGVLGERQDEILDLLVRQQKAVLIDPVERQTEMID
- a CDS encoding alginate biosynthesis protein Alg44; the encoded protein is MNTAVNVNVVHESEAQRQHARVRIPAKLRYLDGNREPHEVKVDDLSAGGLSFHAPKPLAEGEVLRGRLQFVVDNLGLSMDVELLVRTSSRDTGRTGTEFQNLEPRDIATLRHIITSHLSGELISVGDVLSTLQRDNFTKARKQKDGGSGLSAFGRLRAVTVTAGVFVVGLVAFGFVAKSLYGLYFVSHAEAGVVAVPTTNVTMPRDGSVQSLVENGASVAKGAPLATFNTSMLDLLKGHLDDSQLEPAKVEELFGKQLSGTLTSPCDCVVSRQLVDDGQYASKGQPVFALIPRTSTPTIEARFSYRQFDEVKPGTRVNFQIAGEDEVRSGRITGSSSLDTDNLASDIRVQIKPDGGLPAELAGRPASVNSDRGPSLNWLIDKAVARGL
- a CDS encoding alginate export family protein codes for the protein MTLNPFVKAGIGLGFALLWSMPTLAAETAQKNFGLDVKITGQSEDDRDLGTRSGGDVNGLGLDLRPWVYGERGNWSAFAMGQAVAATDIIETDTLRQNDDGTTSDNGDDSRKPDKSYLAMREFWIGYSGLTPYPGEQLRFGRQRLRSDDGMWRDTNIEALNWTFDTTLLKADLGVAQRFSEYRTDLTELAPEDKDRTHVYGNVATQWTPGHWVGLRAHHSHDGGSLKRPGETVDALDKTRTGDLTWLGLEANSDAYNWRNDHTVNYWGSVTWLTGDRDTLSSQAVGNDQVATGKQSGDVNAWATDLGIRLRLDPQWQVGAAYARGSGGGGSDGSNNFEQTGLESNRSNFTGTRSRVHRFGEAFRGELGNLQAATLFASWQLRDDYDASFIYHKFWRVDGKQNIGSSGINAVVDDGGISRPLVQGEKDLGQEMDVVVTKYFKQGLLPASISQSIDEPSALVRLRAGVFKPGDAYGKEADSYMHRAFVDVIWRY
- the algK gene encoding alginate biosynthesis TPR repeat lipoprotein AlgK yields the protein MTSRHPDICGNRLAGDRVRSTRPADAAPALASRRQAGSHRDSLRLGACALAAAITLAGCAGLPDQRLANEALKRGDTATAERNYKALADLGYSDAQVGLADIQVGTRDPAMLKQAEATYRAAAATSPRAQARLGRLLVAKPDSTQAEREEAETLLKLAARQGETNTLIPLAMLYLQYPQSFPKVNAQQQIDQWRAAGNPEAGLAQVLLYRTQGTYDQHLGEVEKICKAALSTTDICYVELATVYQKRAQPEQQAALLEQLKAAHARGTVPATRVDSVARVLADRSLGQTDEKTAKDLLEQVAPANPASWVSLAQLLYDFPELGDTDQLLAYIDKGREAEQPRAELLLGRLYYEGKTVPADAAKAQEHLQAAADAGEVSADYYLGQLYRRGYLGQVEPQKAVDHLLAAARGGQNSADYALAQLFSEGHGIRPAPTNAWVFAQLSQANPTPQSAELLQQLDQQLTPDQRSQAQTLLAQEKQARGSMAQGANSTLAIEALQDEKEEVDAEDSL